TCCCATGACAGTAGGGTAAAAGAcataatatacagtctgtacagttgAAACATCAATATGACTTTTTACAGTCCACAcaaggaaaaaaaacactttttgtgtgtgtgtgtgtaggtgctgTGTAAGGAGTCGGTGTGGGCCTCGCGTTGTTATTGGGAGGTGCAGTACTCCGGTTGGGTTGTGATCGGGGCTGTATATGAATCCGCTGGCAGGAGGACTGGAGATGGTGCCTGTGGCCTCGGGGAGAGCGAGGAATCCTGGGGATTGGGTTGGGCAGGATCCTGCTATGACGCCTGGCACAAAGGAACCAGCAGCAAGGTGTTAGATGCGCCTCAGTGCCACACCATCGGCCTGTATGTGGATCAGCCTGCAGGCCTGCTCTGCTTCTACAGCATCCAGATGCAGGAAGACACCAAGAAAagagaagtcaagttattacacAGGTTTAAAAACCCCATCAAGGAGAAACTCCTGCCCGGTTTCTGGATGGGAAGACAGTCCTCCTGCGTAATACTGAAGAAAGAGGAATGAGGCAGGAGGAGAgaacaaaaaaatcacatggtTGAAAATGTACATAAGAAATATAacttgatatacagttgaagtccaaattattcgcccccctgtgaatttgcttttctttttcagatatttcccaaattgtttaacagatcaaggaatttttcacaatgttttcacagtaaagccttatttgttttattttagctagattgaaagcagtttttaattttttaagaacattttaggatcaaaattattagctcccttaagcaatgtttgttttggattgtctacagcagtgtttcccaaccctgttcctggaggcacaccaacagcacatattttggatgtctcccttttctgacccattaacttcaggtgttggagtctcttctgatgttatgataagttgattcaggtgtgtttgattagggagaggttgaaaatgtgtactgttggtgtgccttcaggaacagggttgggaaacactggtctacagaacaaaccagtgttatacgataacatgcctaattactctaacttacctagttaagcctttaaatgtcactttaagctgaatactagtttcttgaaaaatattcaGTCGAATATTATGtgcagtcatcatggcaaacataaaagagatcagttattagaaatgacttattgaaactattatgtttagaaatgtgttgaaaaaatcttctttacattaaacagaaaaaatatacaggaggcctaataattctgacttcatctttCTGTGATATGATTTTACAGTGCAGATAGTTGCTGAGagtaatacagtatattt
This window of the Danio aesculapii chromosome 24, fDanAes4.1, whole genome shotgun sequence genome carries:
- the LOC130218831 gene encoding tripartite motif-containing protein 16; this encodes MKPSTSRHKISITMPSNTTILKPQTKKTGRKIKAGNTPVEKLPVYEPNIPEPTTREELLKYWINVSLDERTANKMLWLTEGGAKVSRMTDEVCPYLDRPERFDHSPQVLCKESVWASRCYWEVQYSGWVVIGAVYESAGRRTGDGACGLGESEESWGLGWAGSCYDAWHKGTSSKVLDAPQCHTIGLYVDQPAGLLCFYSIQMQEDTKKREVKLLHRFKNPIKEKLLPGFWMGRQSSCVILKKEE